Proteins from a genomic interval of Gammaproteobacteria bacterium:
- a CDS encoding ABC transporter ATP-binding protein, which yields MMTSDALIRLDGVGKVFLAEEVETHALSNINLSIRSGEYVSIAGPSGCGKTTLLSILGLLDGPTSGRYLLDGTPAENLDASQRARVRNRAIGFIFQAFNLIGDLTVYENVELPLTYRGMGFAERKERVQESLERVELAHRTRHYPNQLSGGQQQRVAVARAIVGKPLILLADEPTGNLDSRNGSAVMRLLAELHDDGATICMVTHDPRYSHIADRTVHLFDGQIVSEDEELTLTPPASFPHT from the coding sequence ATGATGACCAGTGATGCGCTGATCCGACTGGACGGCGTGGGCAAGGTCTTCCTCGCCGAAGAGGTGGAGACCCACGCGCTGTCGAACATCAATCTGTCGATACGCAGCGGCGAATACGTATCGATTGCGGGGCCGTCGGGCTGCGGCAAGACGACGCTGCTGTCGATTCTGGGATTGCTGGACGGCCCCACGAGCGGGCGATACCTGCTGGACGGCACCCCGGCCGAGAACCTGGATGCGAGCCAGCGCGCACGGGTTCGAAACCGGGCGATCGGCTTCATCTTCCAGGCGTTCAACCTGATCGGCGATCTCACGGTGTACGAGAATGTCGAGTTGCCGCTGACGTATCGAGGAATGGGGTTCGCGGAACGCAAAGAGCGCGTGCAGGAGTCCCTCGAGCGGGTGGAGCTCGCTCATCGCACGCGACACTACCCCAATCAGCTGTCGGGCGGCCAGCAGCAGCGCGTCGCGGTCGCGCGCGCGATCGTCGGAAAGCCACTCATCCTGCTCGCGGACGAGCCCACCGGAAATCTCGACTCGCGGAACGGAAGCGCGGTGATGAGGCTGCTTGCAGAACTACATGACGATGGCGCCACGATCTGCATGGTGACGCACGATCCGCGCTATTCCCACATCGCCGACCGGACCGTCCACCTCTTCGACGGGCAGATCGTGAGCGAAGACGAAGAGCTCACCCTGACTCCACCGGCGTCATTCCCACATACTTGA